GTCGGCGACTGGTTTACGGTCACGGCCTCGCAACGGGCTGGCCGCTTCTGGATAATCCGCCTTTTCGGGGTGACGGACCGTGACCGGGCCGAAAGCCTTTCGGGAAGCCTTGTCCTGGTGGATCGCGCATCGCTCCCGGCGCTTTCGGAAGGTGAGTACTACTGGTCGGACATCATAGGACTCACCGTCGTAACCGTTTCCGGCGAGCCGCTCGGGAAGGTCGATTCCATCATCGAAACCGGGGCCAACGACGTTTACGTGGTGAAGGATGACTCCGGGAAGGAAATCCTTCTTCCGGCCCTGGACTGGGTGATTATAAAGGTCGATCTTGCCGGAAAGCTCCTGACCGTAGATCCGCCAGAGGGCCTGTAGAGTGGATTTCGAGGTGCTTTCGCTCTTTCCTGGGATGTTCGAGGGCTTTTTTTCCCTGGGGGTTTTCGGCCAGGCGGTTGAAAGCGGCCTTATACGCGCTACGGCCATCGACATACGGGACTTTGCCCAGGGACGCCACAGGACGGCGGATGACCGCCCCTTCGGCGGCGGTAGCGGCATGGTGATGAAGCCTGAGCCCCTTTCGGGAGCTGTAACGGCGGCGAAAGAGCTTTTGCCGGAAGCGCCGGTGGTTCTCCTTTCGCCCCAGGGCCGGGTGTTCACCCAGAAAATCGCCCGGCAGATGCTTCTAATGCCGGGGGTCATCCTGGTCTGCGGACGTTACGAAGGCCTGGACGAGCGCTTCATCGAAAAATATGTTGACCTTGAGGTCTCGGTGGGCGATTACGTGCTCTCCGGCGGCGAACCTGCGGCCATGGTTGTCATGGACGCGGTTGCCCGGCTTGTTCCGGGGGTGCTTGGAAACGACCAGTCGGCGGTAACCGAGTCCTTCGAGACCGGGCTTCTGGAAAACGCCCATTACACGAGGCCAAGGGACTTTTCGGGCGACAACGCCCCGGATGTGCTTTTCTCCGGCCATCACAGGCTGGTGGAGAACTGGCGCAGGGAATCGGCCCTTTTGCGCACCCTGGCCCGCAGGCCAGATCTTTTGGAAGGCAGGCGGATTACGAAAGAGGAATTCGCCGCCCTTCTTTTGTGGAGAGAAAGGATTGACCATCTCATCGCCGCCCAAGCTCTACCTGGCCCTGGTCCATCACCCGGTGAGGAACAAGTTCGGTGAGACCATCGCCTCGGCTGTGACCAATCTCGATCTTCACGACATGGCCCGGGCCTCAAAAACCTTCGGGCTGGCCGGATTTTTCGTGGTGACGCCGGTTTCCGACCAGAAGGAAATGGTGGAACGCATAGTGCGCCACTGGACCCAAGGCCCGGCGGGGGAAATCAACCCGGACCGGAAAGAGGCCCTGAGCCTCATAGAAATAACCGAAAGCCTGGACGAGGCGATAAATCTCATCCAGGAACATTCCGGCCAGACGCCGCTTGTGGCGGTTACCGACGCGGGCAGCGGGCCTGAACGAAAAAACGTGGAATTTGTAAACACTGTCCTGGAATCTGGCCGTCCGGTGGTTCTTGTTTTCGGAACCGCCTGGGGCCTTTCAAGGGAAGTGATGGATAAAGCCGACGCCGTGCTTTCGCCCATAACGGGGGCCGGGGATTACAACCATTTGTCCGTGCGTTCAGCGGTGGCCATTTACCTTGACCGCCTCATTAACGCGCACACCCGGCTCACCTGTTGAAGTAACGCGAAAGCTGCCGGAAGACACCCTTTGTCTTTCGGGCCGGACACCGCAAAAAAACGCGGCCACGGGGCATGTCGAGGCCCTTTTGGGGCTTGGGAATCACCTTTTAATGATGCAGAAGGAAAATTATTATGGATGTCATAAGGCAAATCGAACAGGAACAGATGCGCTACGACCTGCCGATCTTCAAGGCGGGCGACACCGTGAACGTCTTCGTAAAGATCCGCGAAGGTGAGAAGGAGCGCATACAGCTTTTCAAGGGCGTGGT
This region of Deltaproteobacteria bacterium genomic DNA includes:
- a CDS encoding RNA methyltransferase; the protein is MTISSPPKLYLALVHHPVRNKFGETIASAVTNLDLHDMARASKTFGLAGFFVVTPVSDQKEMVERIVRHWTQGPAGEINPDRKEALSLIEITESLDEAINLIQEHSGQTPLVAVTDAGSGPERKNVEFVNTVLESGRPVVLVFGTAWGLSREVMDKADAVLSPITGAGDYNHLSVRSAVAIYLDRLINAHTRLTC
- the rimM gene encoding 16S rRNA processing protein RimM codes for the protein MTDIGDEPLKSMLSVGKIASAHGVAGAVKVAADALSDDFFFEGRKVFLEKEKVGDWFTVTASQRAGRFWIIRLFGVTDRDRAESLSGSLVLVDRASLPALSEGEYYWSDIIGLTVVTVSGEPLGKVDSIIETGANDVYVVKDDSGKEILLPALDWVIIKVDLAGKLLTVDPPEGL
- the trmD gene encoding tRNA (guanosine(37)-N1)-methyltransferase TrmD yields the protein MDFEVLSLFPGMFEGFFSLGVFGQAVESGLIRATAIDIRDFAQGRHRTADDRPFGGGSGMVMKPEPLSGAVTAAKELLPEAPVVLLSPQGRVFTQKIARQMLLMPGVILVCGRYEGLDERFIEKYVDLEVSVGDYVLSGGEPAAMVVMDAVARLVPGVLGNDQSAVTESFETGLLENAHYTRPRDFSGDNAPDVLFSGHHRLVENWRRESALLRTLARRPDLLEGRRITKEEFAALLLWRERIDHLIAAQALPGPGPSPGEEQVR